One Littorina saxatilis isolate snail1 linkage group LG12, US_GU_Lsax_2.0, whole genome shotgun sequence genomic region harbors:
- the LOC138982410 gene encoding myosin regulatory light chain LC-2, mantle muscle-like isoform X2 has protein sequence MAEDESEKGKARAGRATSNVFAKMSKKLMQEMKEAFTMIDQNRDGVIDIEDLKDMYSNLGRIPPDEELKEMLKEAPGPLNFTMFLNLFGEKLSGTDPEDTIRNAFAMFDDEGKGFLPEDYLKDLLSNMGDNFTADEIKQTWKEAPLEKGKFNYNEFVSILKGKQEDEGQPA, from the exons ATGGCAGAAGAC GAGTCGGAAAAGGGAAAGGCCCGGGCCGGGCGTGCCACCTCCAACGTTTTTGCTAAAATGTCCAAGAAGCTGATGCAGGAGATGAAGGAG GCCTTCACGATGATCGACCAGAACCGTGATGGTGTTATCGACATTGAGGACCTCAAGGACATGTATTCCAACTTGG GTCGTATTCCTCCGGATGAGGAGCTGAAGGAGATGTTGAAGGAGGCTCCCGGCCCCCTGAACTTCACAATGTTCCTCAACCTCTTCGGAGAGAAGCTCAGCG GTACCGACCCTGAGGATACCATCAGGAACGCCTTCGCCATGTTTGACGATGAAGGCAAAGGATTCCTCCCCGAGGATTA CTTGAAAGACTTGTTATCAAATATGGGTGACAACTTCACAGCGGACGAG ATCAAGCAGACATGGAAGGAGGCCCCCTTGGAGAAGGGCAAGTTCAACTACAACGAGTTCGTGTCCATACTCAAGGGAAAACAGGAGGATGAGGGACAACCAGCCTAA
- the LOC138982410 gene encoding myosin regulatory light chain LC-2, mantle muscle-like isoform X1, translating to MAEDAIKAKQDEPKRAQRATSNVFAMFRQAQVQEFKEAFTMIDQNRDGVIDIEDLKDMYSNLGRIPPDEELKEMLKEAPGPLNFTMFLNLFGEKLSGTDPEDTIRNAFAMFDDEGKGFLPEDYLKDLLSNMGDNFTADEIKQTWKEAPLEKGKFNYNEFVSILKGKQEDEGQPA from the exons ATGGCAGAAGAC GCAATTAAGGCCAAACAGGATGAGCCTAAGAGGGCTCAGCGCGCGACCTCCAACGTCTTTGCCATGTTTCGTCAGGCACAAGTGCAGGAGTTCAAAGAG GCCTTCACGATGATCGACCAGAACCGTGATGGTGTTATCGACATTGAGGACCTCAAGGACATGTATTCCAACTTGG GTCGTATTCCTCCGGATGAGGAGCTGAAGGAGATGTTGAAGGAGGCTCCCGGCCCCCTGAACTTCACAATGTTCCTCAACCTCTTCGGAGAGAAGCTCAGCG GTACCGACCCTGAGGATACCATCAGGAACGCCTTCGCCATGTTTGACGATGAAGGCAAAGGATTCCTCCCCGAGGATTA CTTGAAAGACTTGTTATCAAATATGGGTGACAACTTCACAGCGGACGAG ATCAAGCAGACATGGAAGGAGGCCCCCTTGGAGAAGGGCAAGTTCAACTACAACGAGTTCGTGTCCATACTCAAGGGAAAACAGGAGGATGAGGGACAACCAGCCTAA
- the LOC138982410 gene encoding myosin regulatory light chain LC-2, mantle muscle-like isoform X3 has product MRESEKGKARAGRATSNVFAKMSKKLMQEMKEAFTMIDQNRDGVIDIEDLKDMYSNLGRIPPDEELKEMLKEAPGPLNFTMFLNLFGEKLSGTDPEDTIRNAFAMFDDEGKGFLPEDYLKDLLSNMGDNFTADEIKQTWKEAPLEKGKFNYNEFVSILKGKQEDEGQPA; this is encoded by the exons ATGCGT GAGTCGGAAAAGGGAAAGGCCCGGGCCGGGCGTGCCACCTCCAACGTTTTTGCTAAAATGTCCAAGAAGCTGATGCAGGAGATGAAGGAG GCCTTCACGATGATCGACCAGAACCGTGATGGTGTTATCGACATTGAGGACCTCAAGGACATGTATTCCAACTTGG GTCGTATTCCTCCGGATGAGGAGCTGAAGGAGATGTTGAAGGAGGCTCCCGGCCCCCTGAACTTCACAATGTTCCTCAACCTCTTCGGAGAGAAGCTCAGCG GTACCGACCCTGAGGATACCATCAGGAACGCCTTCGCCATGTTTGACGATGAAGGCAAAGGATTCCTCCCCGAGGATTA CTTGAAAGACTTGTTATCAAATATGGGTGACAACTTCACAGCGGACGAG ATCAAGCAGACATGGAAGGAGGCCCCCTTGGAGAAGGGCAAGTTCAACTACAACGAGTTCGTGTCCATACTCAAGGGAAAACAGGAGGATGAGGGACAACCAGCCTAA